Within the Macadamia integrifolia cultivar HAES 741 unplaced genomic scaffold, SCU_Mint_v3 scaffold3497, whole genome shotgun sequence genome, the region TCGTCTATGGGAAGCAAAAGCTGGGGCTGAAGATTTCAATCTATTCCAATTTAACGATGGACAATATGAGTCTGCTGCTCAACTTCATTCTACAGCTCAGCAGGTTAGTTACTGTTGGCCTGGTACAAAAGCTACTAGTACAGCCATTTGGTCCCTTTAGTTATGGGTGGTGTTGTTTCGTTGGTAATATGATGAGAATGGGTTTCAAACCGAGGCATGTGGTGTCAACATTCAGGATCTAAGTAGTAAGCCAGCTGTTCCTGCAACAAAAGCAAAGTGCATTTTAATCGTGTTGTGTTTATATGGTTTTCAATTCCTATTAAAGGTCCCATTCTCCTCAAATTTATAATGGAAACTTGTTTGCTAAATTCTATAATTTTTCTGTTATTAAGGTTTGAAAGAGTTAGTTCCACACCACACGTATTCGCATTTAATCATGTTTACTTGGTTACATCTATATTAGTCAATGTTTTATGCAATATATCAAAGTTTGGTATTGCAGATTTGTGCAGTTCTATATCCTGGAGATGCTACAGAAAATGGAAAGCTTTTACGATTAAAGCAACAATTTTTCCTCTGCAGTGCTTCACTTCAGGTATTTAGTTCTTTTTACTGTGTCCCTGCCTTCTCTAACAATATATTCCTGATTCCTTATAGCTTCTCTTTGAAATTTTaaccaaagaaggaaagaaaattccTGCAAATATTGAGGgattttaattgttaatttgaCTTTGTAAAGTGCAAACTTAGTTCCGAAAATACACCCTGTGCAATTTATATTCTGCATTCAGCTCTATATTTAATCGTAAATTCCGTGTCGATACCTACCaagaaacatgtccacactgtACCTTAACCTAGGTGATGTGACGCATCTACCATTAGTAAAAACTTCACTAACTCAAGGTACCAGATCTTGACCTAAGCAACTTACTAAGTTGGGTTAAAATTAGAGTCTAACCAGGTAGTGTTTCAAACTAAGACAAGACCTATTAAGGCATAAACTTTGATTTGAGTTAGACCGAGACAAGCTGAATTGTCTTCCAATCATTGACTCTGCCTCAGTTGAGTTGGGAGGGTTATTTTTGtcaaagttatttatttatttattttctctgaaTTGTATTGCCAATAAACCTAACTAGATCCTGACGCATGTGACATAAAGGTAAAGAAATATGATTTATAATCAACACTTAAAGTTTTTCACCCCGTCAGTTGTCCAATATCTTTTGTTTAATAATTTTAGTATGGCAAAAGAATTTATGGACAGGACCACCCAATAGGGTATCTGTGGGCTGCTCACCTAGTTCTGCCACGTGGTAGGGTGATGTAGCAATCTAGGCAATGGTCTGGATTGTCAATGTGTTAAATTTCCGACTCAAATCAGTCATATATCCTCCCTTGAATTGTTATTCACCAGTTTGGCATCTAAGCATTGGGATGCACCTGCTCAGTAGTTCTAGATATTTTCAGTGTCTTATTATGCCACTTTCCAAGTCCTATGAAGTATCTGTACCTTAAACTTCCAAAGCAATACTTACCAGTATGTTATTCTTCAGATAGTGGTTAGCCATGAGTTGTTATGGGATTTTTATTCCATACATCTTATAGCAAAGTTAACGGTTCAGATCTTTCTTGAAATGGTTACAGGACATCATTTTTCGATTTAAGGAGAGGAGAGCTGAAAAAGGCTCATGGCAGTGGTCTGAGTTTCCTAGCAAGGTTGCAGTACAACTGAATGATACACATCCAACTCTAGCAATTCCAGAATTGATGCGGCTACTAATGGATGATGAAGGGCTTGGATGGGATGAAGCTTGGGACATAACAACTAGGTGCATTGATTAGTTCCATCTTCTTTTAAGAGTACAGAGCACTGATTTACTGACACTGTGCAATCTTGGAGTTAACTTTCAGCATATATATTCATGTTGTTACTGGTTGCTCACAATGTAATGGATGATTTTCTTTGAACAGGACTATTGCTTATACCAATCACACGGTGCTTCCTGAAGCACTAGAGAAATGGTCACAGTCTGTAATGTGGAAGCTTCTCCCTCGCCACATGGAGATCATAGAAGAAATAGATAAGCGAGTATAATTCCACCCCCTTTTGTTATGTATTCCATATCTATAATCTTTATATGCTGAATTGAGTGGTGACTTTTCCCCCTTTCAGTTCATGGCCATGGTACGTTCCACCCAACCAGATCTTGAGAGTAAGCTCAATAGCTTGTGCATCTTGGACAATAATCCCCAGAAGCCAGTTGTGCGGATGGCAAATTTATGTGTGGTATCCTCACACACGGTAAGATATTTGTTAAAATGTGAAACTggccatttttttctcctttttattgcATTTCAAGAAATAATGTAATACAAACAAAAAGCGTTCtttcttgagaatcagagataGGGCTTAACTGGATCAAATCATATAGATCTGATCCTATATCCTATTTACCACTGAATGGTCCCAATATGGATATAATCTTTGCTTAATTTATATAAAAGATACATTGCCACTCTACTAATCCAGGTCCATTTCGGAGTCCAACTAACTGAATTATTTAAGGAAGATTTGATATTGGGACCCAAGTCCAGATTGGATTGGATAATGCAGATCAGGGCGGATCCTTGATCTGGCCTGCTCCATTCTATGTCCTAATGAAATGTATCTGTCATTTTGAGGTTGCAAACTGCCTTTGATTTAATGAACAACATTTTCCTAGGCTTTTGGAGATGGCTAATCTGTAAAAGTATGTTCATCATCACATGGTATTTAACCAATTTCATAGGATAGTATATGGCAAAAAGGCCTTTACACTCGCAGTGTAGACAAGCTTGTCGCCatagtcggcctcatttctgTTGTGGCATGATATGTGGCAATTCCTATCATTCAAAGGTCTGGATAGGCCATGTGGCGAATTTTAGACTCAAATCAACATGCCTCCCATCTATGTCCATGCACCCCCTCAATAGCCTGTGCACCTTCTCTGTAGTTCTGAATTTTCAATGCTTCATTTTGACACTTGGCAAATCCATTTgaactgaaacttgacatgtgagcagggaACCTTGAGTCTACCTGTTCCCAATATTTGGGCCCAATCTGTTCATGCaacgtgaaaaaaaaaaagaggggccATGTAGAAAATGCTCTCCTCGGCCACCAAGGAAACTTTAGTCCTGTATTGTATACTACTTTTCATTTTGAAAAGAATTTAACCTACAATTAGACATGTTACTAAAAATTCAGTAAATGAGATCTGGTTGaggaaattttcatatttcttcacAAATTCAATCAAGAATGAGCTCATACGACCAAAACCTGCAACCCCATCGCCAGGGAGAGTGGTTCCTCTGGGCTTTTAGCCGTAGTCGGTCATATCAAACCATAGCCATGAATAAACATTATCATCCAATATCCTTTTGGTATCTTCTGGTCTTTTAACATTCTGCCTCTGTGGGAAAATAGTAGAAATAAAGAGTCTCTTGAGTTTTTTCTcaattaatatttatttcaaaataaattCTCTGTACATTTTTCTGTAGGTAAATGGAGTGGCAGAGTTACATAGTCAGATCTTAAAATCAGAATTGTTTGTAGACTATGTTTCTATATGGCCGGCCAAGTTTCAGAATAAAACCAATGGTGTCACTCCTCGCCGATGGCTCCGTTTTTGCAGCCCTGAATTGAGTAATATAATCACAAAATGGTTAAAAACTGACGAATGGGCTACCAATCTTGACCTTCTTTCAGAGCTTCGCCAGGTATATgtttaaaatattttgtttcCCTCGTTATCAAATGCTTATTGTAATGACACATTTGTTCACTGACTAATGCGTGACAGTTTGCTGACAATGAGGAGTTGCATGCTGAGTGGGCAACTGCCAAGATGGCTAACAAACAGCGTCTGGCACAGTATGTTTTGCAAGTGACAGGTGTGAGCATTGACCCGAACAGCCTTTTCGACATACAAGTTAAGCGCATCCACGAATATAAGAGACAGTTGATGAACATTCTGGGTGCAATTTACAGATACAAGAAATTAAAGGTATGGGAAGCTTTGTTGCCCATATAATTGTATATTATCTATGgttatcttttttgttttttggatccCTTTCTATGAATAGATTGTTTTTAGAATATGTTATAATCATATATAAGCAAAAATGAAGGCTCATAAAACATATCGTGCTTTATAGTTGTTACTTCTCCATTGGTTCCTATCCTTTGGTCCCAACATTCTAATATAGAATGGGATTATCCAGCCTTCAACTCACCCTGGCACTGGGGGTGCATTAGGGAAGGCATCAAGCTCAACCTCGATGGTTTCTATACTTGTAGGTGTAGAGGGTTCTCTTAGATATAGTTCAGGAGGGCCTATGGCTTGGGAGACCCATGAGGTTGAAGATTTGCGCACTTAAATAAGTCTTGGTTTGGCTTCATCACAGGGTTTACAGAACTAGATTTTTGAGGGACATTCTACCATAGTCATTAGCTGGCTCACATCGTTGGCATTTCCCCGTTTCATTTTGAGGCTCTTACCATTCATTGAACACATTGTTCTCATGAATGCCTGGAACATAAGATTCTCTTGTAGATGAACTATCCAAGCAAGGAGTCCATGTTGGTTGCCAGTGCTTTCTATTGGGAGAAAATGATTTTATCTGGTTTGCACTAGATTGATAATTTGTTGTatgattttttctgtttttagattATGATATTAACCTGTAGGTGCctcttttcaacttttaaaatgGGTTTATGTATAAACACAGGACGGAGGATAAAATTTCATTTACATAACTTGAAAATTCCAATTCTGAGGCATCTTTCATTTAGCATATTTTGGGTGGATGTATCTAAGAGGCTTATGTTGGAACTGATCTTTTACAGGAGATGAGccctgaagaaaggaagaaaacaacTCCACGCACTATCATGATTGGGGGCAAAGCATTTGCAACATATACAAATGCCAAAACAATTGTGAAGCTGGTGAATGATGTCGGTGATGTTGTCAACACTGATCCTGAGGTCAATGACTATTTGAAGGTAGAAATATCTCATATTGCATTTCTGGGAATTAATGCTTGATTGACTTGCTTTTGTAttagaatttcttttctttccaatatTTACAGTCATTTGCTGGTGACCTTGCTCTCTTTTACATACAAAGGAGAATAAAGCTTTTCTGTTACAGAGGAGTCAACCTcggttattcatgatggatgagGTCACTTCATCAAATTTTAAGTACTCCTTGTATCTGCCTTTTTGGAGTTACTGGGCCACCCTTTACCCCAAAATTTTCATCAGCATTGATCATTAATTGCTGTAACCTATAAATTACCATTCCTACAATCAGGTTGATGTTTTTCTAATTCTTGTGAACTTTCAGGTTGTTTTCATTCCAAATTACAATGTATCTGTGGCAGAATTGCTGATTCCAGGAAGTGAGCTGTCACAGCACATCAGCACAGCGGGCATGGAGGCAAGTGGCACGAGCAACATGAAATTCGCCCTCAATGGTTGCCTCATAATTGGAA harbors:
- the LOC122068174 gene encoding alpha-glucan phosphorylase, H isozyme-like, with translation MATTEKANGPAPGISTKVLAVAHPLTEEPSDIAANINYHAQYSPHFSLFKFDPEQAYYATAESVRDRLIQQWNETYFHFHKVDPKQTYYLSMEYLQGRALTNAIGNLDIQDAYADALIMLGHELENITEQEKDAALGNGGLGRLASCFLDSMATLNLPAWGYGLRYRYGLFKQRITKEGQEETAEDWLEKFSPWEIVRHDIIYPIKFFGHVEVSPTGSRKLVGGEVIQALAYDVPIPGYKTKNTISLRLWEAKAGAEDFNLFQFNDGQYESAAQLHSTAQQICAVLYPGDATENGKLLRLKQQFFLCSASLQDIIFRFKERRAEKGSWQWSEFPSKVAVQLNDTHPTLAIPELMRLLMDDEGLGWDEAWDITTRTIAYTNHTVLPEALEKWSQSVMWKLLPRHMEIIEEIDKRFMAMVRSTQPDLESKLNSLCILDNNPQKPVVRMANLCVVSSHTVNGVAELHSQILKSELFVDYVSIWPAKFQNKTNGVTPRRWLRFCSPELSNIITKWLKTDEWATNLDLLSELRQFADNEELHAEWATAKMANKQRLAQYVLQVTGVSIDPNSLFDIQVKRIHEYKRQLMNILGAIYRYKKLKEMSPEERKKTTPRTIMIGGKAFATYTNAKTIVKLVNDVGDVVNTDPEVNDYLKVVFIPNYNVSVAELLIPGSELSQHISTAGMEASGTSNMKFALNGCLIIGTLDGANVEIREEIGKENFFLFGAEADEVPRLRKERENGLFKPDPRFEEAKKFVRSGAFGSYDYNPLLESLEGNSGYGRGDYFLVGHDFPSYMEAQEKVDEAYK